One Rosa chinensis cultivar Old Blush chromosome 3, RchiOBHm-V2, whole genome shotgun sequence DNA window includes the following coding sequences:
- the LOC112193706 gene encoding solute carrier family 40 member 3, chloroplastic isoform X1, with the protein MALAFGSTVTLSQYCLNFNSSRFHHRIASRQWLNLNHVSVGSHRFINARCSMTNTDVHFNHVATENETQDESSDIGIECSVPVVHLTPDILETESLSLLTEDTYVDSLLITLPVLSKEEQHTLAATPAHPMGLYALYASCLAGNVVEQFWNFAWPSAIALIYPSLLPVALIGFVSKLAIIAGGPIVGTLMDHFPRVPAYNCLNIIQAAAQLLSATMIIRAHSVPPSASSLLLRPWFIVLVLSGAVERLSGVALGVAAERDWVVQLAGVNRPIALAEANAILSRIDLLCEIAGASLFGILISKYDPVTCLKFATGLMVWSLPFAIVLTCLTNKLSSGVLDRPKCSQTCCRTFTEVPLLDTNNIVGKGFEAIKLGWKEYLQQPVLPASLAYVLLYFNVVLTPGSLMTAYLTQSGLNPSIIGGFSGLCAFMGVAATFVSASLVRRLGILKAGAAGLIIQASLLTVAVAVYCSRSPSQQSPLLFFLCLIVLSRLGHMSYDVVAAQILQTGIPPSKVNIIGTTEVAVASLAESAMLGVAIIANDVSHFGFLSMLSLLSVVAAAWMFCRWLLNPTDEQRSLFSFDARC; encoded by the exons ATGGCTTTGGCTTTTGGTTCAACGGTTACTCTCTCTCAGTATTGTCTCAATTTCAATTCCTCTAGATTTCACCATCGGATTGCTTCTCGCCAATGGTTGAATTTGAACCATGTTTCTGTTGGTTCTCATAG ATTTATTAATGCAAGGTGTTCAATGACCAACACTGATGTACACTTCAACCATGTGGCTACTGAAAATGAGACGCAAGATGAATCATCAGACATAGGGATTGAGTGTTCGGTCCCAGTTGTTCATCTCACACCTGATATCCTTGAGACTGAATCTTTGAGTTTATTAACTGAAGACACTTATGTGGATAGTCTATTGATAACACTGCCT GTTTTGTCAAAAGAGGAGCAGCACACCCTTGCAGCTACTCCGGCCCATCCAATGGGATTATATG CTTTATATGCTAGTTGTCTAGCTGGAAATGTGGTGGAACAATTTTGGAATTTCGCTTGGCCCTCTGCTATTGCATTAATATATCCAAGCCTTTTGCCAGTGGCCCTCATTGGTTTTGTTAGTAAG CTTGCAATAATTGCTGGAGGTCCTATAGTGGGTACACTTATGGATCATTTCCCCAGAGTGCCTGCGTATAACTGTCTGAATATTATCCAG GCAGCTGCTCAGTTATTATCTGCAACAATGATAATTCGTGCTCATTCAGTTCCCCCTTCTGCATCGTCCCTCCTTCTCCGTCCCTGGTTCATTGTACTTGTATTGAGTGGAGCTGTAGAGAGGCTATCTGGTGTAGCATTAGGAGTTGCTGCAGAGCGTGATTGGGTGGTGCAG TTGGCAGGAGTGAACAGGCCTATTGCACTCGCAGAAGCAAATGCCATTCTTAGTCGAATTGACCTACTCTGTGAG ATAGCTGGGGCATCACTATTTGGCATTCTTATCTCGAAGTATGACCCAGTAACATGCTTGAAGTTTGCCACAGGTTTAATGGTGTGGTCGTTGCCTTTTGCA ATTGTTCTCACGTGTTTAACCAACAAGCTTTCTAGCGGGGTTCTTGACCGCCCTAAATGTTCACAAACCTGTTGTAGGACATTTACTGAAGTACCTCTTCTTGATACCAACAATATAG TGGGTAAAGGTTTCGAAGCTATTAAACTTGGATGGAAGGAATACTTACAGCAGCCAGTTCTTCCTGCAAGCCTAGCCTATGTCCTGCTGTATTTTAATGTTGTACTAACTCCAGGCAGTTTGATGACAGCCTATCTAACACAGAGTG GTCTAAATCCATCTATCATTGGCGGTTTCAGTGGACTATGTGCCTTTATGGGTGTCGCAGCAACATTTGTCTCGGCTAGCCTGGTCAGGCGACTTGGCATCTTAAAG GCTGGAGCAGCTGGGTTGATAATTCAGGCTTCACTTCTCACCGTAGCTGTTGCTGTTTATTGTAGTAGATCTCCTTCCCAGCAAAGcccccttcttttcttcttgtgcTTGATT GTATTATCAAGGTTAGGACACATGTCATATGATGTTGTGGCAGCCCAGATTCTTCAAACTGGGATACCGCCATCCAAAGTAAATATCATCGGGACAACAGAAGTTGCTGTTGCTAGTCTGGCAGAGTCTGCAATGTTGGGAGTTGCAATTATTGCCAACGATGTTTCACATTTTGGATTTCTATCGATGTTGTCACTCCTATCAGTAGTTGCGGCAGCATGGATGTTCTGCCGGTGGTTGTTGAATCCAACAGATGAACAAAGAAGTCTTTTCTCATTTGATGCCCGCTGTTAA
- the LOC112193706 gene encoding solute carrier family 40 member 3, chloroplastic isoform X2, with product MALAFGSTVTLSQYCLNFNSSRFHHRIASRQWLNLNHVSVGSHRFINARCSMTNTDVHFNHVATENETQDESSDIGIECSVPVVHLTPDILETESLSLLTEDTYVDSLLITLPVLSKEEQHTLAATPAHPMGLYALYASCLAGNVVEQFWNFAWPSAIALIYPSLLPVALIGFVSKLAIIAGGPIVGTLMDHFPRVPAYNCLNIIQAAAQLLSATMIIRAHSVPPSASSLLLRPWFIVLVLSGAVERLSGVALGVAAERDWVVQLAGVNRPIALAEANAILSRIDLLCEIAGASLFGILISKYDPVTCLKFATGLMVWSLPFAIVLTCLTNKLSSGVLDRPKCSQTCCRTFTEVPLLDTNNIVGKGFEAIKLGWKEYLQQPVLPASLAYVLLYFNVVLTPGSLMTAYLTQSGLNPSIIGGFSGLCAFMGVAATFVSASLVRRLGILKAGAAGLIIQASLLTVAVAVYCSRSPSQQSPLLFFLCLIVRITFLCLVTKA from the exons ATGGCTTTGGCTTTTGGTTCAACGGTTACTCTCTCTCAGTATTGTCTCAATTTCAATTCCTCTAGATTTCACCATCGGATTGCTTCTCGCCAATGGTTGAATTTGAACCATGTTTCTGTTGGTTCTCATAG ATTTATTAATGCAAGGTGTTCAATGACCAACACTGATGTACACTTCAACCATGTGGCTACTGAAAATGAGACGCAAGATGAATCATCAGACATAGGGATTGAGTGTTCGGTCCCAGTTGTTCATCTCACACCTGATATCCTTGAGACTGAATCTTTGAGTTTATTAACTGAAGACACTTATGTGGATAGTCTATTGATAACACTGCCT GTTTTGTCAAAAGAGGAGCAGCACACCCTTGCAGCTACTCCGGCCCATCCAATGGGATTATATG CTTTATATGCTAGTTGTCTAGCTGGAAATGTGGTGGAACAATTTTGGAATTTCGCTTGGCCCTCTGCTATTGCATTAATATATCCAAGCCTTTTGCCAGTGGCCCTCATTGGTTTTGTTAGTAAG CTTGCAATAATTGCTGGAGGTCCTATAGTGGGTACACTTATGGATCATTTCCCCAGAGTGCCTGCGTATAACTGTCTGAATATTATCCAG GCAGCTGCTCAGTTATTATCTGCAACAATGATAATTCGTGCTCATTCAGTTCCCCCTTCTGCATCGTCCCTCCTTCTCCGTCCCTGGTTCATTGTACTTGTATTGAGTGGAGCTGTAGAGAGGCTATCTGGTGTAGCATTAGGAGTTGCTGCAGAGCGTGATTGGGTGGTGCAG TTGGCAGGAGTGAACAGGCCTATTGCACTCGCAGAAGCAAATGCCATTCTTAGTCGAATTGACCTACTCTGTGAG ATAGCTGGGGCATCACTATTTGGCATTCTTATCTCGAAGTATGACCCAGTAACATGCTTGAAGTTTGCCACAGGTTTAATGGTGTGGTCGTTGCCTTTTGCA ATTGTTCTCACGTGTTTAACCAACAAGCTTTCTAGCGGGGTTCTTGACCGCCCTAAATGTTCACAAACCTGTTGTAGGACATTTACTGAAGTACCTCTTCTTGATACCAACAATATAG TGGGTAAAGGTTTCGAAGCTATTAAACTTGGATGGAAGGAATACTTACAGCAGCCAGTTCTTCCTGCAAGCCTAGCCTATGTCCTGCTGTATTTTAATGTTGTACTAACTCCAGGCAGTTTGATGACAGCCTATCTAACACAGAGTG GTCTAAATCCATCTATCATTGGCGGTTTCAGTGGACTATGTGCCTTTATGGGTGTCGCAGCAACATTTGTCTCGGCTAGCCTGGTCAGGCGACTTGGCATCTTAAAG GCTGGAGCAGCTGGGTTGATAATTCAGGCTTCACTTCTCACCGTAGCTGTTGCTGTTTATTGTAGTAGATCTCCTTCCCAGCAAAGcccccttcttttcttcttgtgcTTGATTGTAAGAATCACTTTTCTATGTCTTGT TACAAAAGCTTAA